In Novosphingobium sp. MMS21-SN21R, a single genomic region encodes these proteins:
- a CDS encoding site-specific integrase, with protein sequence MKTCNHHLPKQTVHERDWHYTGIKRAKVLSEAQINQVTDHIRRVSNSPLSDELKFLLSAYAGLRACEIAGLMVDALIVSNEPGGSHIVVARNLAKGGRERMIPMHPKILECFKRFRLAHPTIPFVSFSARGRIRRQSAAAVKTWFLTLYQDLGLQGCSSHSGRRTFITGLARSANRHGSSMRDVQLLAGHARLETTAAYIEPAQNLSRLVAALGTE encoded by the coding sequence TTGAAAACTTGTAACCATCATCTTCCCAAGCAAACCGTGCATGAGCGGGACTGGCATTATACCGGCATCAAGCGCGCCAAAGTGCTTTCAGAAGCGCAGATCAACCAGGTGACCGATCACATCCGCAGGGTCAGCAATTCGCCGCTCAGCGACGAGCTCAAGTTCCTGCTGTCGGCTTATGCAGGCTTGCGAGCGTGTGAAATTGCCGGCCTGATGGTCGATGCACTGATCGTGTCGAATGAGCCCGGCGGTAGTCACATCGTTGTCGCCCGCAACCTGGCCAAGGGCGGACGTGAACGGATGATCCCCATGCATCCGAAAATCCTCGAATGTTTCAAGCGCTTCCGCCTGGCACATCCGACGATACCGTTTGTTTCGTTCTCGGCGCGCGGCAGAATTCGCCGTCAAAGCGCCGCAGCGGTGAAAACCTGGTTCCTGACGCTCTATCAGGACCTGGGTCTTCAGGGCTGCTCGAGTCATTCGGGGCGGCGCACTTTCATCACGGGGCTCGCCCGAAGTGCCAATCGCCATGGTAGCTCGATGCGCGACGTTCAGCTTCTGGCTGGCCACGCCCGGCTCGAGACGACTGCTGCCTACATAGAGCCAGCTCAGAATCTCTCGCGCCTCGTTGCCGCCCTCGGCACCGAGTGA
- a CDS encoding DEAD/DEAH box helicase, giving the protein MRAASAAINEPNTPPQKRSSSMNAFELLTSSTPAAIVDRHDIPPRAERLAKWPEAYRDERFVDWRKGLARGNEHLWMHQSEALAMLNSAKNIVMATGTGSGKSLVFQADTLLRLVTKPDATILALYPAKALVSDQMKRWREALGHAGIDAAIAAEVQGDIPPADRDELLKRARVIVATEDVVHAWLMRTQAAPAAQRFIRNLELVIIDEAHNLEGVFGSNCAFLFRRLRAARSRTLTEAGLPHSEMQFIAASATIANPAAHLERLTGLPFEVIGEEHNGAPCDAKTLLHIEGPEYGAAAEANLADLVARIAGQIAPNALIAFADGRQSVERVATTIGSDEVEPFRAGFELQDRSAITAGMRDGTLRAIVATSSLELGIDVPQFNLGLNLGLPMSKKAFQQRVGRIGRAGPGVFAVIAEPSAFAKLGTTLREFYEGAPETSPLYLENSIIQYQNACCFLEEAGGAERQPALPSGIAWPEGFDRAFAMAKPGAIRPREIEHVANCHTGSPQIDFPLRRIGDGRLGLRIHGAGGDLLGTIDDAKALREACPGSTYYHRKKLYKVVEWRTTAYERSIYLRPMRAAPRTSAIMRTAIGVSHASSELQEGRLLQGTHGSLAEVRLQVTESVEGYRSGKVDLLYRELSKKDRRLSRKTRNFSTTGILIRIDEPWFRGRNGAPADLRDQVGRALAAVLFRECGIGPGEVRWEHSGISMYGLGSAQLLDDALVIFDDLPGGLRLTAPLFAELDHFLERLRRGAELAGEEALLDEITVTRLMNWSDSLSITSPGSAETLDLHGGQRLIYAPHSKVSVRIRGNIVERELLHHQLLEVGGAKHLVYSYEAGPGVTGVVFHDQIEPIGHEWRQLIWDEETDTVEEIAA; this is encoded by the coding sequence GTGCGCGCTGCTTCCGCAGCCATCAATGAACCCAACACCCCCCCACAAAAAAGGAGTTCCTCTATGAATGCTTTTGAATTGCTCACCAGCAGCACGCCGGCGGCGATCGTCGATCGGCACGATATTCCGCCCCGGGCCGAACGGCTCGCCAAATGGCCGGAAGCCTATCGTGACGAACGCTTTGTGGACTGGCGCAAAGGACTGGCTCGCGGCAACGAGCATCTGTGGATGCACCAGTCCGAAGCCTTGGCGATGCTGAATTCTGCCAAGAACATTGTCATGGCCACCGGCACGGGTTCGGGCAAATCGCTCGTATTCCAGGCAGACACGCTCCTCCGACTGGTGACGAAACCGGATGCGACCATCCTCGCGCTTTATCCGGCCAAGGCCTTGGTCAGCGACCAGATGAAACGCTGGCGTGAAGCGTTGGGCCATGCTGGTATCGACGCTGCCATTGCCGCGGAAGTGCAGGGCGATATTCCGCCTGCTGACCGTGACGAATTGCTCAAGCGGGCACGAGTAATCGTGGCCACCGAAGACGTCGTCCACGCATGGTTGATGCGTACGCAGGCCGCACCGGCGGCGCAGCGCTTCATCCGCAACCTGGAACTCGTCATTATCGACGAAGCGCACAACCTCGAGGGCGTTTTCGGGAGCAATTGCGCTTTCCTGTTCCGTCGCCTGCGTGCCGCCCGGTCGCGCACTCTGACGGAGGCGGGTCTTCCACACTCGGAAATGCAGTTCATCGCAGCCAGTGCAACGATCGCAAATCCGGCCGCACACCTTGAGCGACTGACCGGCCTTCCCTTCGAAGTGATCGGCGAGGAGCACAACGGTGCGCCATGCGATGCCAAGACCTTGTTGCATATCGAAGGACCGGAATATGGTGCAGCCGCCGAAGCCAACCTGGCCGACCTTGTTGCCCGTATCGCGGGCCAGATCGCCCCCAATGCCTTGATTGCATTTGCCGACGGGCGCCAGTCTGTCGAGCGCGTTGCCACCACGATCGGCTCTGACGAAGTCGAACCGTTCCGCGCTGGATTCGAACTCCAGGACCGGTCTGCGATCACGGCCGGCATGCGTGATGGCACGTTGCGCGCCATCGTCGCCACCTCATCGCTCGAGCTCGGGATCGATGTGCCGCAGTTCAATCTCGGGCTGAACCTTGGTTTGCCGATGTCGAAGAAGGCGTTCCAACAGCGCGTCGGGCGCATCGGGCGTGCTGGACCGGGCGTCTTCGCGGTGATCGCTGAACCTTCTGCTTTCGCCAAGCTCGGCACGACTTTGCGAGAATTCTACGAAGGTGCACCCGAGACGTCCCCGCTCTACCTCGAAAATTCGATCATTCAGTACCAGAACGCGTGTTGCTTCCTCGAAGAGGCGGGCGGTGCTGAGCGTCAGCCGGCACTGCCGAGCGGGATTGCATGGCCCGAGGGGTTTGATCGGGCCTTCGCGATGGCGAAGCCCGGCGCGATCCGTCCTCGCGAGATCGAGCATGTGGCAAACTGTCATACGGGCTCGCCTCAAATCGACTTTCCCTTGAGGCGCATCGGCGATGGTCGGCTCGGGTTGCGCATTCACGGTGCCGGCGGCGATTTGCTTGGTACCATCGATGATGCCAAGGCGCTGCGTGAAGCCTGCCCCGGAAGCACTTACTACCACCGCAAGAAACTCTACAAGGTCGTCGAGTGGCGCACGACTGCATATGAGCGCTCGATCTACTTGCGGCCTATGCGGGCCGCTCCCCGCACGTCGGCAATCATGCGGACTGCGATCGGAGTTTCGCATGCATCATCCGAGTTGCAGGAAGGTCGGCTTCTGCAAGGTACCCATGGGTCCCTTGCCGAGGTACGGCTCCAGGTCACGGAATCGGTGGAGGGTTATCGCAGCGGCAAGGTCGATCTGCTCTATCGCGAGTTGAGCAAGAAAGACCGCCGTCTTTCCCGCAAGACCCGCAACTTCTCCACTACCGGCATTCTCATTCGCATCGACGAGCCGTGGTTTCGCGGGCGCAATGGTGCACCGGCGGATCTTCGCGACCAGGTCGGGCGCGCCCTTGCGGCAGTGCTGTTCCGCGAGTGCGGCATCGGACCTGGCGAGGTGCGCTGGGAGCACTCAGGTATCTCGATGTATGGCTTGGGTTCGGCTCAGCTTCTCGACGATGCCCTCGTCATCTTTGATGACCTTCCTGGTGGCTTGCGCCTTACCGCGCCGCTCTTCGCCGAGCTCGATCATTTCCTCGAGCGTCTGCGCCGCGGGGCAGAATTGGCTGGAGAAGAAGCGCTCCTTGATGAGATCACGGTCACCCGCCTCATGAATTGGAGCGACTCCCTCTCCATCACTTCGCCGGGGTCAGCCGAGACGCTTGATCTGCATGGGGGGCAGCGGCTCATCTATGCGCCGCATAGCAAGGTCAGCGTCCGCATTCGCGGCAACATCGTTGAACGTGAATTGCTGCACCATCAGCTTCTCGAAGTCGGAGGGGCGAAGCACTTGGTCTACTCCTACGAGGCCGGGCCGGGCGTCACCGGCGTCGTGTTTCACGATCAGATCGAGCCGATCGGGCACGAGTGGCGCCAGCTTATCTGGGACGAAGAAACCGACACTGTCGAGGAGATCGCAGCATGA
- a CDS encoding DUF3010 family protein: protein MTADDEFFAAVCRQFGRPAPSPPRRDEVRTITAGIISSPRIVLATLRCVPGRAPRVIDQASRSFEIDNRSASAVLRLSNDLERFVRRQGVSEIFLRSLSERGKFAGHPLNFKIEAVLQMISDLRVTFVSTFSVGAWVKRDEPKLPDGGEKCSARWAEKQRLAIETAMFVAVEPTALRSFSDGSGSND, encoded by the coding sequence ATGACCGCTGATGACGAATTCTTCGCGGCCGTCTGTCGCCAGTTCGGACGCCCGGCTCCCTCGCCTCCACGGCGGGACGAAGTGCGGACCATCACGGCCGGGATTATCTCATCGCCCCGGATAGTGCTGGCTACTCTTCGCTGCGTACCCGGACGGGCACCGCGTGTCATTGATCAGGCGTCACGCAGCTTCGAGATCGATAACCGTTCGGCTAGTGCTGTGTTGCGCTTGTCGAACGACCTCGAGCGCTTTGTACGCCGCCAGGGCGTGTCCGAAATCTTTCTGCGTTCTCTTTCCGAACGTGGGAAATTCGCCGGCCACCCCCTGAACTTCAAGATCGAAGCCGTGCTGCAGATGATTTCCGATCTGCGTGTCACGTTTGTGAGCACTTTCTCCGTGGGCGCTTGGGTCAAACGCGACGAGCCCAAATTGCCTGACGGGGGCGAAAAGTGCAGCGCGCGTTGGGCTGAGAAGCAGCGGCTGGCAATCGAAACTGCGATGTTCGTTGCGGTTGAGCCTACGGCCCTCCGTAGTTTTTCCGACGGGAGCGGCAGCAATGACTGA
- a CDS encoding tyrosine-type recombinase/integrase: protein MKGLHFVRYWRKDSVPRWYIYAWRGGPLIGKFDQRNKPRLTRKELELAFAAIDAKRVAEPTLLRSLIREWRSCDPSRPSSPEWSALAPGTKRTWGGALDQIEQKWGDTPLEVWSDPRMVSKVVAWRDSRAATPRGADIGITVLRSLLEFGRIRGRVAVNVATGIPTLYRNGQRAAIVWTEEDMVEFGKTARTLEREQLNDGLRLAALTGLRREDLVTLTWAEVHDHAIVKVAKKRSKGKRRQVTMPRIPELDALLAELRTRHRKPGVETVLVNSFGDAWSVSGFGGSFNRIRDEAKIEYTDEETGERKGKHLHDVRGTFCTKLLTQTDLTDREVADIMGWAPDRVASIKRVYVDQTKVVRALGERISRANQQNKENEE, encoded by the coding sequence ATGAAGGGTCTGCATTTTGTACGGTATTGGCGAAAGGACAGCGTACCGCGCTGGTATATCTACGCGTGGCGTGGCGGGCCGCTGATCGGGAAATTCGATCAACGCAACAAGCCCCGGCTTACGCGGAAAGAGCTTGAACTGGCCTTCGCGGCAATCGACGCAAAAAGGGTGGCGGAACCGACCTTGTTGCGTTCGCTCATCCGGGAATGGCGGTCATGCGACCCGTCGCGGCCCTCAAGCCCTGAGTGGTCGGCGCTCGCTCCTGGCACAAAACGCACGTGGGGCGGAGCACTCGATCAGATCGAGCAGAAGTGGGGTGATACGCCACTTGAGGTATGGAGCGATCCGCGGATGGTCAGCAAGGTTGTGGCGTGGCGTGACAGCCGTGCTGCAACGCCGCGCGGCGCGGACATCGGGATTACCGTGTTGCGCTCCCTCCTCGAATTCGGGCGGATACGCGGACGCGTTGCGGTCAACGTCGCCACAGGAATCCCGACCCTTTATCGCAATGGGCAGCGCGCTGCGATCGTGTGGACCGAGGAAGACATGGTCGAGTTCGGCAAGACGGCAAGAACCCTTGAACGCGAGCAGCTCAATGACGGACTGCGCTTGGCCGCATTGACTGGCTTGCGGCGGGAAGATTTGGTCACGCTGACTTGGGCCGAAGTTCACGATCATGCCATCGTCAAGGTGGCGAAGAAGCGTAGCAAGGGAAAACGTCGGCAGGTGACGATGCCCCGCATTCCCGAGCTCGATGCCTTGCTCGCGGAATTGCGGACACGACATCGCAAGCCCGGCGTCGAGACCGTCTTGGTCAACAGTTTCGGCGACGCGTGGTCTGTCAGTGGGTTCGGGGGAAGTTTCAACCGCATCCGCGACGAAGCCAAGATCGAATACACGGATGAAGAGACGGGCGAGCGCAAGGGCAAGCATCTGCACGATGTTCGCGGGACCTTCTGCACGAAGCTCCTGACCCAGACAGATCTGACCGACCGTGAGGTCGCAGATATCATGGGCTGGGCGCCGGACCGCGTCGCGTCAATCAAGCGCGTCTACGTCGATCAAACCAAGGTTGTCCGTGCGCTGGGCGAACGGATTTCCAGAGCAAACCAACAGAACAAGGAGAATGAGGAATGA